The Populus trichocarpa isolate Nisqually-1 chromosome 18, P.trichocarpa_v4.1, whole genome shotgun sequence genomic interval GAAGAACGAAATATGCTTTTGATTGTTGTGGATGAGAATTTGTTTATTTCGTATAGCTGGTGATTCTTGAGTATTTATACACTATGTATTTGCATCGTATAGGATCGCATAAATTTATGCCTAACGTACATAGGGATCATATGTAATCacaaattattctttattttcttcttttcctcccTATTTGGCCTCCCTCACCTCCTCGGTAACAAGGCCCAgtgtttcttctttattttcttccttttctccttgGTTGCCCACCCTCGCCTCCTCAATCaagcccttttcttttattctttcttgTTATTCGGATGGGCTTTATAAGGCTATTGGGCCTAATTGGGCTTCTCTGTTCCCCTTTGTTGCTATCTAGTTGGGATTAATGGGCCTCTCATGTGCTATTCGTTTGGGAACTCATGGGGTTGTTCGGTTTAGGCCTTTTATTGTTCGATTTTGGCCCTTGTTGGGCTTATTTCGGCCTTTTATTCTCCTTTCCCTTTACTATTTGGTTTTCACTCTCCCACTCCTCGATTAGGCCCTTTTCTTCTCCTGGGCAGTTTGTTAGGCCTAAAAACTCGTGTGCTTCTAATGTTATGTTGTCtaaattatcaaaagaaaaaaaaaattgcttttactAGAAATGAGAgtgaagtattttatttatttttatttatttaattataaattatatttttgaactaGCTTGAGATAATTTCATGGATTAAAGGTTAAAAGTTACTTTCCGtgtgtgtttgggagtgtggtagcaattgcttttgaaagtgattttcattctaaaacacatcaaaataatatattttttttatttttaaaaattatttttaacatcagcacatcaaaataatttgaaaatatcaaaaaaatattaatttgaaataaataaataaataaataaaatttaaaatttttcaaatcattttgaataCACTTGATTTTCTCCTAGGTTTGGGGTTTTGATGTTAATTCTTTGATTCTATTTAGGAACATGcatgaaacaatatttttaaaaattttaatttttttatatttttaaattgttttgatatgctaatatcaaaaataatttttttaaaataaaaattaataatttcaagccaaaaacattaaaaaaacaattattactataTTCTCAAACATCCCCTTCACGATAATAACTGTAATGTGTTTCAAAGATTGAGATTTTCGTCCATTAAAACAGCGAGTTGAGTTCAAACCTATGGAACACGGTTCTGTATATATTTAATGTAGACATTAAAACATAGTAATTTTTATCCAAAGTCATTAAAGTATcgtttatattataatttcagcattaaaaactattttttcaaacttcaaGAATTAAATATTGGTGTAGCAGTTAAGATGCACTCACCAATTCCTGTGACCTGAGCTTGTACAGAAGAATGTCTAAATAACTTCTTGCTGCTAATTCAGTTTTCTTGACCTGAGCTTATACAGAAGAATGTCTAAATATAGGTATCGGGACAGCTTACGTGCACTTCAACTAATTCTACGGATTATGAGACAATGATAATGGTTTTATCTGGGATGGAAACGATGAGAATAAACGGAAACGTCACATATATTTTGCTCATAGGATATTTCCTGACATGTATATACTTTTGGTTCTtgaattctttcattttctgcaaaaataaataaagacataTATATACTTTTGGTTCTTGAATTCTTTCATTTTccgcaaaaataaataaataaataaaaaggccaGATTTTCATTATGATAGACGTCCTCCTCCATGCTGACGGGCCTCTTTTTATCACTATGATTTcctgtttgactttgaaggcaAAGACCCTTTATTTGATAGGGATATATCGTTGTGTTTCCATTATCTGTCATATGAGTatcagcaatttttttttcttcaaaaaataaaaataaaaaaatagcgcCTTGCTAGAAAAAGattgctaaaaaaatttattttaaaatatataaaaatatatttttttctctcaaatgtACTTagtttacaaattattttgcaaactttgctatttttttttaaaaaacctcgAGCATGAGGAATAAGATTAAGatgagattataataaaaatattttttaattaaaaatgtattaaaatactttttttaaaaaattttttatttttaagatcaaaacaatccaaaaacattaaaaaaaattaattttaaataaaaaaaattaaattttagtgaAAAATAAACGGGTCACGTAAGAGTAGAGTTGGCAAGGTGGTTCCCTCTGCCATAATGGATTGCATATGACAGATATTAATGTCAGGGTGGAGTGTAGCAAGGAGAGTTCTTCTATCTTTCTTCCCTTTTCAATTCTTCTTTGACGAGCACGCTATCATTGTTTATATTTGATGTGATAGAGCTCCAGACTCTGAGCTAACATGCCTCGCTGATTAATGCTATTAATATATCTACAGACTTTGCTTGatggcttggttttttctttgctATGGTCTATCCATTTACGGTTCTCTTCCCAATTGCAAGTTACACCTTGCGTagacaaaaattaagaaaaaatagtacAAAGATTCtgttcttgattaaaaaaagagtaaataaatGACGTTGTTAGCCTGATTATTACTGAATATAGGTGCTCCTTCAACTGCAGGCTGTAGAAATTATCTGTAAAAAGATATGGGATGACTTGGTGGCCTTTCCTCGCTCTTTCCCTCCActgtttttcctctcttttacCACCTTTGCTGTAGCGCTGAATTTAACGTTAACCAGATGTGAATAGCAGAGTAGACAGGAGATTGATTGATCTTGCAAGCATTTGATTGTCCTGCGACGCCCACGTTTTCATGTTTCAACTGAAAGCCATCGTTTAGCATTTGCCATGCATCAGGCAGGTAGTTTCTACAGTGAACTGGGTAAAATTCTCAAGTCCAGTCACTTCCTGTAGATTTCCCAAAATCTTTCCTGAGGCAGATCTAAATTGTCTGCCAAGAATTAACCCGAACTTGTTCCTCTCTTGATTGCTAAGATATAGTAAGTACCGCACAGTGAATCGTGTTGAAATCTCGCatgaataaagaaatcattgatCAGCTTCAAGTCTAAAAGTTCCCTAGCTCGGCATGCTTGACTCTCTTTTGGCTTTTACTCTCTGGAGTTTGAACAGATTACCTTGCAACTTTTTCCTGTGAATTAGATGACAAAATAAACCTGCTAGAAAGTTGCGGTGACAGGACATTAGAGTAGATGTAGCTCTCCTAGTAATAGTAATGCTTTTTCTTGGATCAGTGAAAGGAATGTTGAAGCTGTTTGCTTTTGGGTAGTTGGTAATGGACAGAAAAGGGACCTCCCCAGCTGCCTGATCATTGTACCAACATCTTTATAAAAGTTCGGCAAGGCAAGAACCATGATGAAAAATTGTTACGTTCATTGATTTGTTGGCCATTCACCCAAAAGATCATCCagaaatcttttttctattatcaAAACCCGACCGACATGACAGTTTAATCTATTTCCCGAGTGACTTGGGTAACTTGAGATCTAGATTAAGCTggggtttaataaaaataaagggagaattggtagttttttttttataaaaaaagtagtactgttaaattaaaaaattataaaaaataattagtaaaatagtataatttgtgcttattatgtttttaaaacaccACATCATAAAATATTACATCCTAATAAGAAATCgtgaaatatgtatttttttttttactgttataAGGtatagtttataatttaaaaatactgtatcttttaaaaaaaccaaccacacctttaaaaaacacacactgtgtgtggttttttataataaaaaatatgtaatttttgtttttaaaaaatataatatgtaatttaaaaaaattatacctttAAAAGGATTGTTCCTTCAAATTCCGCACACAAAAGCAGCcccctttctctttctcttcaacCACCGCGCACACAATCTCTCTCTGAAAAAAACTAGTCGGAATCTCCTTATCTAAGCCTTGAAACAtccaaaaaaatccatcaatttACTGTGTATTAGGGCTTTTTAGGGTATTCGGAACAGCTTGCacgtaccttgactaatctcacgggccctgaagttaatgggattagaggttttttttcatatcttcaGTCTTTGTATTTCAGAGAGTCTTCAACATTTAGCTCACCGGAGATAACTACAAATTTGAGTAATCATGCTTTGTATGGTGGCGCCAAGAAGGGCACTATGGAACATGAAATAAAGACTACAATAATGGattatttgaatattgtttAACCCATGCTTTTCATACCAATAAAAAGCATGGTTAACCAATGCTTTTCAATTCGGGATTTTTTGTCACTTTTATATGTTTAGTTATAGTGTGGTTatgattacttttcaaataattttttataccgAAATgcataataatgatatttttttattttttaaaaattattttaaatatcagtatattaaaacgactcaaaatatacaaaacatattaaattttaacaaaacaaaaacttttgaaaacaCGATTTTCCAAATGGTTAAGCcatagagagagaaataatgcacataatttaattcttttggtttgtaatatattatatataaaaataataacatcatttcatacaatttaaaatttcagctgTTTAACCGACAATGTAAAGCATAGCTTTTCAAAttacaaagataaaattaaaaaaataaccaaattatttttttaaaaaattatttttatttaaaaataaattataatatatatattttttaaatttatttgtgatataataatttaaaaaaaatcaatttttttttaaatcacttaaACTACGGTACCAAACCAGGCCTAAACCGACTGTCCCGGTCAACATTCCTCCTTCCCTCACAAAACTAATAAGAAACCCCAAtctttattctctctctttcactCATTTgctctttccttctctctctaaaaatctCTAGTGAGAGAAATTTCAATTCGCTTACAGTAGTAATACTTCACATTTTCTCTGAAACTTTCCCTTTCATTTTCtcgagaaaaaacaaaagaaaagaaaatctcgAGCTTTGTAGAGGAATGTGTCAGCCTTATTTACCATGTGGTGGGGGGGTGACTGAAACGACACAGTTTAAAAACCCACCTTTTCTTAGGAGGTAACAgtatatttctctctctctctctctctctctccatctcGTTTTTAACAATGCAGAATGGAATCTTTATGCTTCGAGGCTCGTTTTGAATATACAATGGAGGgctttttgtagttttttgggtttttttatgtaGTGTATAAAAATCCTGTCTTTGGTGAATAGTTGAAGctatttttgtgtgttttgaaggtggttgtttttaaaaggaagttttttgggttgatttgagggaaaaaagttaaaagggtttttttgtgtttttatgtgAGGTTCAGTTGAGTGAACCCTAGTGGTGGTTGAAGTAtaaatttgctaaaaaaaagTATGATCTTTTTGGAAGCTTCAAGTTTTGGTTGGTGAATGTGGGTACTGGAAGTGGAGAACTGAAGTGGGTTGTGATATTTAAGCGTTTTGTGCTGGTTTGAGCTTCAGTTGTTTGGCTGAATGGGGGACTCGGTCAATTTTCTTGGTGGGTTCCGggtgattttgtttaatttaaggAGGATTTGAGGGGAGCTTGGTAAATTTGGAAATTTGGGTGGCTTTGAGGGAACAAGGTGAAGATCTCTTGAAAAACTGTGTTAAATTAAAGGTGTTTGGAACAATGTCTGGAGCTCCAAGAGTGAGGTCAATGAACGTGGCTGACTCTGAGGCCAGGTCTGTGTTAGGACCTACTGGAAATAATAAGGCAGGACCATTGAGTGCGCGGAAACCTGTTTCAAAACAATCGAGGAAGGTTGAGAAATCACCGGAGGAGGTTAAAttaggagaagagaagaaaacccTTACAGTGCCCGCTGTCGGTACTTTATCCCCTAAATCACATTCTCTCAATATTTCTTCAGTGCTTCGCCGCCATGAGCTGTTATTGCATTCCAATTTGTCACTAAATGCTTCTTGTTCATCTGATGCCTCCACTGATTCATTTCATAGCCGAGCATCTACTGGGAGGTTGACTCGGTCAAATAGTGCAGGGACTAGAAGGAAGCAGTACGTTTTAAGGCCAAGAAGTTTTGTTTCTGAAGGGGGTTTAGAATCTCCACCATCTCCTGATGATTCACAGTCCAAGAAAAGCTGTGCCTGGGTGACACCAAATACGGGTATGTTTTCGCATCTtagatttaagattttttttttattttcatgaaagaTACATTTGAATACTGCCACTAATTATAAGTAGAGCCTCGCAAGCTGTATATACTAACTGTTATTAGTTTGTGTTTCTGAACCGTATAGAAAATCTAACAGAGAATTCATTTAAGCTTAATCCTATGAATGTGGTATAGGTTGGGTagtttatttttgaagtatGTGCTGTGTTACATGCCCTTCTAAGTTCCCAGCACAAAAATCAAGGTTATTTTGGAAGTGCTTTTTCTAATACATATATAGAGTTACATTGCAAGGCGAGGCTTGTAGATGAGATGCGATGATTATGATTGAATAAATAATGCAGCCCTGCTTCCTGCTGCTCTACTCAATTGTTGCTTCTGAAAGTTGGTCCAGACTTTCAGGTACCCAAGATTTCTACCTGGAATTGACCTCATTAAAGCTGGTTCAGTTACCCAGTTGAAACTCATTTTATCTACTGGAGGCTGAAGTGTTATTCTTGAAGAACTGAGCTAAAACAGCTGAAACTGGGCTTGATTCATTCTTGGATTGTTCTAAAACAACTGCTGAGTTAAtaaaacaactataattttGACGCTGCTAGTACTTTGTATAGCTTGATAAGTGCTCTCTGCTGtagattttaagattttgatgTAGTTATAGGGCCCATAGCTAGTCATTTTTACTTTCCTTCTTTCTGGTGCATTGACTTGGATCGTTCACTCTAGATTTGCAAGCTCTTGCCTTTTAATACGaactatttaatattagatGAAGTGGAGCATATAGTTCTTCTGATTTTGGGAAGTTGAAAAATCATGGATTCCTAACTGTATGTTTGTACGTTAAGTTTTGTGTTTTGAGAGTAAATATGTtgtttaaataacaaaattatgcgGTTTTTCATTCTCTTTTCCTCTCTGTTGTATGATACGCCTCCtcccatgtttttatttatgttagtGTTAGAAAGGAATTCACAAGTCTGTTAAATTGAAATTACCTTCTTGTTTCATcattgcataaaaataaaataaaaatgaaaggcaATGTGCACATGCTTTTATCAATATTGATTGGATTCAATTTCATGTTTGATGTAGGTATCATCTGTTGTATAATACACCTCCtcccatgtttttatttatgtcgGTGTTAGAAAGGAATACACAAGTCTGTTAAATTGAAATTACCTTCTTGTATCATcattgcaaataaataaaaaaaccgacAATGTGCACATGCTTTTGTCAATATTGATTGGAttcattttcatgtttgatGTAGGTAGCAATCCAAGTATATGAATGTCACTTTGGAATTGTTGTGTCATGTGTTACTCAAGCATGTCAATTTGCTAAATAGTATTGTCCACATGCTTTAGCTATgcttattttggattttattgctGATCCgttttgaaattgaaaccaGATCCATGTTACGCCACTTTCCATGATGAAGAATGGGGAGTCCCAATACATGATGACAGGTATGTAATTGCAATATTGTTTGCATCTGTCTACTTGTTAAAAGATCTGCCATACCTAGTAAGATGATCTGTTTTAACGGCTGTTTGCTTGATGCTTTTATCCTCATGCAGGAAGTTGTTTGAGCTTCTTGTCCTTTCAGGTGCTTTGGCTGAACTTACTTGGCCTGCTATTCTAAGCAAAAGGCACATTTTTAGGTACTTTGCCTATTCAACTTCCATTATTTTCAGCTGCTAATATGCTCATTAATAAACTCTGACCATCGCATCATTTGTCCTTTCATTCGCAGTCTCTTCCTTCTTGCAGTAATTGTATTGATAGATGTAGTTTATAAACAAGTTTCATTTGCAGGGAAGTTTTTGCAGATTTTGATCCAATTGCTGTCTCAAAATTTAATGAGAAGAAGATTCTTGCACCTGGAAGCACTGCAACCTCCCTATTATCAGAACTTAAGCTCCGTGCTATTGTTGAGAATGCACGCCAAATATCTAAGGTAGATTCTCGCTTTTTTtaagctctttttttattccGAGCAGCAGAAACATTCACTTGCATAGGGCactgtaaatttttcttatctGTGGAAGATTGAAAGATCAGACTGGCTATCTAAGTAAATCCAATTTATCCTGGTTTTTTATGTTACCCTCAGTTTAGCCAAGTGTCAAAATAGCTTTTGGAGAactcatcattttcttcatcaagTTGGGTTTGTTTATGCTTCAATGTCGTGGTGCTGATTACCTTAATTGGATCAGTGCATTCGTATTGGGGACCACTCATGATCTCTTGTTTGTGAAAGTATTCAAATGGCACACAACGTGAGCTTAATGATCATTTGACCAGTTTGGTTTGGTGAAAAGTAGTTGAGTGGTGGTCATGATTTCCCCTGCAATTTTTATGATTCTTATTggacaaattataatattacaaCCATACAGCTTGACTTTGGTAAGCTTACAGGACAAACTATAATATTACAAGTTTAAAACCACACAGCTTGACTTTAGTATCTTTAACTTACCTCGAGAGTTGCTCATTCAACCTAATTATTCGTTTTCTTCAAGATGCCAGCTTGCCTGGTCGGTAACTCACAATTTATTTATCTGACTTCGACTTCCAGTCATTAGCCACTTAACTTTGTTACTGAAGTCAGTTGTGATTGCACTAACTTTTTACAGGTTTTGTTGATGCCAGGTCATTGATGAGTTTGGGTCATTTGACAAGTATATTTGGAGCTTTGTGAACTACAAGCCTATAGTTAGCAGATTCCGGTATCCTCGACAGGTTCCCGTGAAAACTCCCAAAGCAGATGCAATAAGCAAGGACCTTGTAAGAAGAGGATTCCGCAGTGTGGGGCCCACAGTCATCTACTCATTCATGCAGGTGGCAGGGATAACAAATGATCATCTCATTAGTTGCTTCAGATTCCAGGAGTGTTTAGACGCTGCAGAAGGGAAGGTAGAAAATGGCATCAAGTCTGAAGATATAAAAACCAACGACGTCATGGAATCGAAAATATCCATAGCTATTGATGAATTGAGTTTCTCCTCAGAATGACACCGCCGGCACATGGAGCTCCAGGTTCAGTGACTAGTTTGCCCTAGTGACTGATTCTCAGCTGCTCGTCAGGTAGCTGTGGAGATGTCTTTTTTGTATAAATCTTAATGAATTCTTATGCATGCTACGGATTCTTAGATTGTAGATTACTAAAAACGAATTGAATCAACTGATGATTGTGCTGTAGATGGGACCTGTTCGAGTGAagccataaaaaattaatgttgattttttgtACAGTAAAAATAGCCAGTAATTAGAATATCATCACTTGATCCCAGCATGGACATCAGGAAGCAGAATTTACCATTTATCAGTATCATACATTGCACCCTCTGATTCATGCTTATGATCTTGCATGCATAGGGTGGACAGCCTCAGCAGGTGCTCGACAGCTCAAAAACTTTCAGCCATTCAGTCCAGTTCGACTCGAAATGGTGGCATTAAAGGGCACACAATTTGATGTCCCCTTAGGACAAGACATGTTTGTAGGTTACACCTGTTTCATGTTTAAAGTAAATTAAGTGATGACTGATGGATACACGGCCTTGGATATCTTAGTGTGATTTATCTTGTggttgtgattaaaaaaaaaaattgcatgtaaaataaataaaaaatagatttttagctTGTACAGGAtttgaaaattggtttttttcattgttgtcggataaaaaataaaagcataatcTCTTAGATGCCTGGATCTAATTTATACCATCCTCGCAGTCTGGGGGAGAAACTAAGACTATAATTGATGACGTGGAGGCCTAGTCTTGGAAATCTTTGAAGTTTTCCACTCctatatattcttattttttatattttttgaaaaaattatcagGGGGTGGGGGGGACAAGTTTTAGgatttgtgattttattattttttaaaaatttatatttgttttaaaatgtgttGAGCCtatcattatatataatttttacacACCCACAAAATATCCTTAATactttcttctttataaaattaattttgtttgtttttttatttcaaaaatatttttttaaaaaattaattattttaatattttcaaatattttaatatgttcatattaaaaataaattttaaaaaataaaaaaaaattatattaatatatttttaaataaaaacaaccacCATCACAATCTCAAACCAAACACAACTTTAGAGTTACCATTTCTGAAGTAACATCTCTACCCTCTGGGGAGCAATACAAATGTAGTTTCTTAGAAGTTCGCAAATTTAACACGGAATTGGTTGGGCCTCATGACTTTATGAACCGAGCCGAAGCAGCCCAAATGAACATTGATCTTGAGATGGGGGAAATTGACAAAACCAACGCAAAATCAAAATCGAAATCCCAAAGGATGCAGCCAACACAACGAGCGAATCAAAATAATACAGCTGGACATTAATTGCTCAGCGGTGACAACCATTTCATCAAGGATGGATGTGTGGCGCCCCTTTGCAGCAACCTTCAATGCGATGCTTAGCTCCTCAATTACCTCTTAAAATTGGCACATCTACCATGTCTACCACTAGGGCTAGAACCCCAGCAAAAGCTTTGGTTCTCAGGGTGCTTGATTGACCAATGACCAGCGATGCCATAAATAACTAGCAGATCGATCACTCAACAAATCGGCACCTTTAAAGCTGCCACCTACCTCTCTTAATAGTCTGAGATCCACGGCAGGAAAATGAGAAAGCTGCTCCAGAAATGGAGATATTGAAATGGGTCCCAATCAAGACAAGGAAAAATGGATGCCAACCAACTCTCTGTTATCCACTACTATTAGCCTGTTCCAAACTGAGCTGGGAGGGTGTACAATACCAAATATACAACTCTTACTGAATGACTGCAGGAATACGGTAAGTTAAGGGGgaaaaaatagatacaaaaaaagaagatatccTCAAACCTGGTAATGTATTTTGAGAGCTACATGATTTTCATAAAATGATGGCCATCCCCTGGTAATCTTTATACTGTACCCTAGACAGAAAGGGGTCTCTTCGGCTTTTCAAATTTTCAGCAAGGTTTGATTTCAAATCCAATGCTCAGAAGGGTCCGAGCTGATTCTATTGCCTTCTCCTTCTCACCCCCGAGATCAAGGGTTTCACCATTTAATTCGCCTTCCTTGCCAACCGACCACTGGGTTGAAGTAACTTGGCCTTGCAATGCATCGGCTTTCTTAATTGGCAAGTTGCTCATGGAAGCAGGAGCAGCTGCAGCAACAAGTGGAGCACTTGGTGGGCCATGTCGCTTCTTCGGTACAGGCATGTCATGGTCATGTACTCCCTTATATGTTATAATGAGAGCATTTGTGTTATCCACTGCTGTTTCAATGTGCTTTCGGACAGGACACCCAGCTGAAGTGCATCTATAATAGTTCCTGTAAAATTCATTCAAGCAATAGGTCACAAGTAAGATTTGATGCATGAACCAGTTTATATTTGGAAGTTATAACTCAGATTAATGAAGGAAACGCATAATGTAAAGCttttgaactggtttttatcCTGGAAGTTACTCCCTCAGTTCAATGAGGTTGAGATTCCATAGAGTCACATCTGTGAATATTCTAACACGAGAAAAATTCTTGATCAGTCTCTAAAACACCTCCTCTAAAGAATCCTTTAAATACAGCAGGATGGATATGTGCATGCAAAAACGATGTTGTAAAGCACATGCAGCTAGGTGGCATTCAGGAAGCTAACTCAAAAGTACATCAAGAGGCACAGACAAGTCATAATCTGGAGGAAATGAGCACAGGACCAGTTTCTATCTGGCGTATGCCTACTTTACAAGACACTCACATGCCATGCATTGCAGGATATGCAGTTGCAGGGTTAAGAGTTAATTACAATCCCAGTGAGTATTGAAGTCTTGGACTTGTTATTGATTGATAAACCAACTCAAGTCAACATGCAAGATTAGTGATTATATTTTCTCACAGGAAAAAACTATAGCCCTGAAATGATATCAGTTACCAGAATAggtacataattttttttattcttccaacTATGAAAAACCatctattttatattaaaaataagtaccTTCTAAGTTTCTGAACTTGGATTCTTGGAAAAGTTCGATTGGAAGTGCCTCTAACATTTACATAAAAAGATAGCTGAGGCCACAAGTGTTGACCGAAAACCTAAGGTTCTTATAGAGTTTTTATTTGAGCAGGCTAAAGATGCTGATCTTGTGAAGAAGGGATTGAGTGGGCCGAAATACATCCAcgatataaaaattacaatgtatcaaatgaaaaaaacaaggggAGAACTAAGGAAGATCATCTTGCCCTTTGTAGAAGGAACAAATGCTGAGAATAAGAGAGGAAACGTCTATGCCTGAGTCCCAACTAggcatgaattaaaaaatatttctcttcatttaaagaaatgaaaattcaCATCATAATTACCCATTTAAAGCCACGAGAAGCCTTATGAAAAAGGTCAAACTAAGGAAGCAATATCCCTCATGATGTTCCAGATCCTCTATGAATTACTGCCAGGGAACCAACTTGTAACTTGAACATAGGAGTCCAAACCTTAAAGCCAACAGGTCGCTGTATTTTACCTATCTGAACACCAGAAAACCACCTTCTTGACATCTTAAAATGAAATGATGCTGTATTCACTGCTCATAATACATAAATGACGGGGAACTGGAAATCCTTGCAGGGTGTTAGTCATGAACTAGTTATATTTGAGGCTTGCTCTTTAATTGGCATATAAGGAAGCATGCCATGAGATCATAAAAAGGGGCATAATCCTACAAGAGACAATGCTTTCAGCATCTTCAGCAACTTTCAAGCGTGTCCCTTTTCCTTCTTGGTTTCCAGGTATCATTTCGTTTTTCAGAATTAGAAGTGCCATCAACCAGTTAGAATTGAGGCTTACTTGATTCAAGTTGAGTTACATATTTCAGTTTCTAACTGGGAGTTTTGGATGGGTTTTGAGGCCTCTAATGAGCTTTACCATGAAGAGTGCTCTCCAATTGGATTAGACGAGGAATCAGGGCAACCATCAAGTTTTAAGggcattaaatttgtaattcaAGCAAGGGTTGAAGATGTGTTTGGACTTTCAAACTTTAGAATAAGCTAGGACAATACAACCTATGACAATAGCATACAGAAAATGAGTGGGTCAAAACAGTATTAACCGACAAAGATCATGCCTAGCTTGAGCCATGTCCAGTAGCACTATTGTGCATAAAGAGCAGAAGACATACCaaccaacccccccccccccccccccccttttatCCCAAGTATGAATGCACTTGAAGATATGAAAACGGCAATATGGCTGCAGAAAATG includes:
- the LOC7493396 gene encoding uncharacterized protein LOC7493396, translating into MSGAPRVRSMNVADSEARSVLGPTGNNKAGPLSARKPVSKQSRKVEKSPEEVKLGEEKKTLTVPAVGTLSPKSHSLNISSVLRRHELLLHSNLSLNASCSSDASTDSFHSRASTGRLTRSNSAGTRRKQYVLRPRSFVSEGGLESPPSPDDSQSKKSCAWVTPNTDPCYATFHDEEWGVPIHDDRKLFELLVLSGALAELTWPAILSKRHIFREVFADFDPIAVSKFNEKKILAPGSTATSLLSELKLRAIVENARQISKVIDEFGSFDKYIWSFVNYKPIVSRFRYPRQVPVKTPKADAISKDLVRRGFRSVGPTVIYSFMQVAGITNDHLISCFRFQECLDAAEGKVENGIKSEDIKTNDVMESKISIAIDELSFSSE